From the genome of Vitis riparia cultivar Riparia Gloire de Montpellier isolate 1030 chromosome 2, EGFV_Vit.rip_1.0, whole genome shotgun sequence:
GAGCGCCATGCCCACACGCTGCACACAGCCCTATCCCGCCGCGGCCACCGCGTCCACATCTTCACCTCCCCGCCTGGAGACCAGAGAGGAGCAGCTGCTTTGCAAGAAATGAATATGCAGCCTAACGGCACCCCAACGTCCTCATCCCCGAGAATTCACTGCCATGAAGGGGAACCAGGGCGGTGGCGCTACAACAAGGCGTGGGAGCAGTTTGTTGAGGAGAACCGCAAAGACCCTTTCGACGTAGTCCACTCAGAAAGCGTCGCGCTGCCTCACTGGCTGGCGAAAACTCTCCCCAACCTTGCGGTCTCATGGCACGGTATTGCCCTTGAGAGCTTGAGCTCAGACCTCTACCAAGACTTGGCCCTGCGTCCCCCCGGGGAGCCCATCTCTCCAGGCTTCAACAGGAGTGTCCAAGGGGTGATCCCAAAAGTCCTGAATGAAATAAGGTTCTTCCACAACTATGCCCACCACGTAGCCATAAGCGATAGCTGTGGAGAAATGCTAAGGGATGTATACCAAATCCCCACCAAAAGAGTCCATGTGATTCTGAATGGAGTCGATGAGGAAGACTTCCGGCAGGACCTGGAGCTAGGTCACCAGTTCCGGTCCAGAATCGGGATCCCACAAAACGCTAGTTTAGTACTAGGAGTTGCAGGGAGGCTAGTGAAGGACAAAGGGCATCCCATACTCCATGAGGCCTTCTCCAGGTTCATAAAACGACACCCAGATGCCTACTTGATTGTTGCAGGCTCAGGGCCATGGGAGAACAGGTACAAGGACTTGGGGCGCCAGGTACTAGTCTTGGGATCCATGAATCCTTCCCAGCTTCGGGCCTTCTACAACTCGATCGACGTCTTTGTGAACCCAACTCTTAGGCCCCAGGGGCTCGATCTCACTCTAATGGAGGCCATGATGAGTGGGAAGGCTGTATTGGCATCAAGGTTTCCAAGCATAAAAGGCACAATTGTGGTTGATGATGAGTATGGGTTCATGTTTTCTCCAAATGTGCAGTCACTGTTGGAAGCAATGGAACAAGTGGTGAAAGAGGGAAGAAGAAGGTTAGCACAAAGGGGAAAG
Proteins encoded in this window:
- the LOC117928305 gene encoding uncharacterized protein LOC117928305, whose amino-acid sequence is MAPNTKPKKGFLPPQTSLTTTLFFIVLFTIPALLLLHAPSTSISNTFSSHASPWTGDLRVAEFAWNRLELGGSRAPPVVLKIAVFSRKWPIGTAPGGMERHAHTLHTALSRRGHRVHIFTSPPGDQRGAAALQEMNMQPNGTPTSSSPRIHCHEGEPGRWRYNKAWEQFVEENRKDPFDVVHSESVALPHWLAKTLPNLAVSWHGIALESLSSDLYQDLALRPPGEPISPGFNRSVQGVIPKVLNEIRFFHNYAHHVAISDSCGEMLRDVYQIPTKRVHVILNGVDEEDFRQDLELGHQFRSRIGIPQNASLVLGVAGRLVKDKGHPILHEAFSRFIKRHPDAYLIVAGSGPWENRYKDLGRQVLVLGSMNPSQLRAFYNSIDVFVNPTLRPQGLDLTLMEAMMSGKAVLASRFPSIKGTIVVDDEYGFMFSPNVQSLLEAMEQVVKEGRRRLAQRGKACRIYATSMFTATKMALAYERMFLCIKNETFCMYP